A stretch of the Buchananella sp. 14KM1171 genome encodes the following:
- the thiL gene encoding thiamine-phosphate kinase: protein MERIVVPLLERDKSQTVALEGVGVASLLLGVPAQDDCAAYSIKGDVVLVAGSDYIRGVGFDLYRMGYLNEYDLGWYLAGANFSDVVSMGAKPLGLLSVIRYPKDLPDEVFASILEGVADSCRSIGAINVGGDIGSAESVVLSASAFGLVEPQSLLRRGGAQVGDYLIVTGQTGEAGAAMKLARAEKLATVDEAERSKLLGRWRRVRPRVDAGRLLATSGFATACVDTSDGLKAAITAIASSSNVMIVVEADWVPVSKGLNRAAALLECPVESLVFGDSVDFELVATVRPEGLETVLRKCNDKGLSFHVIGRVESGMGTRFRTREGDTEIPGREWRH, encoded by the coding sequence TTGGAAAGGATCGTCGTACCCCTTCTTGAGCGTGATAAATCGCAAACGGTCGCGCTCGAAGGGGTGGGGGTGGCGAGTCTGTTGCTCGGCGTTCCAGCGCAAGATGACTGTGCCGCATACTCTATAAAGGGAGACGTGGTTCTCGTAGCCGGCTCTGATTATATTCGCGGTGTGGGTTTTGATTTATATAGAATGGGATATCTCAACGAGTATGACCTAGGTTGGTACTTGGCGGGCGCTAATTTTAGCGACGTGGTATCTATGGGTGCAAAGCCCTTAGGGTTGCTTTCCGTTATTCGTTATCCCAAGGACCTACCGGATGAGGTTTTTGCGTCGATCTTGGAGGGCGTGGCGGACTCTTGCAGGTCAATTGGTGCGATTAATGTTGGTGGCGATATTGGCTCTGCGGAGAGCGTGGTTCTTTCGGCAAGTGCGTTTGGGCTCGTCGAACCACAGTCGCTGTTGCGCCGGGGAGGGGCGCAGGTTGGCGACTATCTGATCGTCACTGGGCAGACAGGTGAAGCTGGTGCTGCGATGAAATTGGCCCGCGCTGAAAAGCTGGCAACGGTTGATGAGGCGGAGCGATCCAAGCTTCTTGGTAGGTGGCGCCGCGTGCGGCCAAGGGTCGACGCTGGACGTCTGCTCGCAACTAGCGGTTTTGCTACGGCTTGTGTCGACACATCGGATGGTCTCAAAGCCGCCATCACAGCGATCGCGTCTTCAAGTAACGTAATGATTGTCGTTGAGGCAGATTGGGTTCCAGTTTCGAAGGGATTGAATCGTGCTGCGGCCCTTTTAGAGTGCCCAGTTGAGTCGTTAGTCTTCGGTGATTCAGTCGATTTTGAGCTCGTCGCGACGGTGCGGCCAGAAGGGCTGGAAACAGTGCTCAGAAAGTGCAATGACAAGGGGTTGAGTTTTCATGTGATTGGCCGTGTTGAATCTGGAATGGGGACGCGATTCCGCACGCGAGAAGGAGATACCGAGATTCCGGGTCGGGAGTGGAGGCACTAG
- a CDS encoding HIT family protein, giving the protein MSGLYCDESGLCEEIERIRSGGSCDRLVASSNDWLALVDISPLVEGHLLICPTRHVHSTLDLPFPESTWQSLHEYAALTAKRFGYANYMLLEHGTRSHYCGPSCVKHVHVHLVLGQGVNWENALNGVAEWYVDCESFHGARGCIEEVASYLILSSSPFDWRVAIPKGGIRQCSRALIARAAGVDENRVDWVIWAEGDDHRKAVAHFVRSDSNRLR; this is encoded by the coding sequence ATGAGCGGTCTATACTGCGATGAATCTGGATTGTGCGAAGAGATCGAAAGAATTCGATCAGGCGGTTCGTGCGATCGGCTCGTGGCTTCCTCTAATGACTGGCTGGCATTGGTGGATATTTCGCCCTTGGTGGAGGGGCACTTGTTGATATGTCCGACCAGGCATGTGCATTCTACGTTAGACCTGCCTTTTCCAGAAAGTACTTGGCAGTCTCTTCATGAATACGCCGCGCTGACCGCGAAGCGCTTTGGATATGCGAACTATATGCTTTTAGAGCATGGTACTCGGAGCCATTACTGTGGGCCGAGCTGTGTCAAGCATGTCCATGTTCACCTTGTCTTAGGCCAAGGGGTAAATTGGGAAAACGCGCTTAATGGCGTTGCGGAATGGTATGTAGATTGTGAATCATTTCATGGCGCAAGGGGTTGCATTGAAGAGGTTGCAAGCTATTTGATTCTCTCATCCAGTCCTTTTGACTGGCGGGTAGCAATTCCGAAAGGCGGAATCCGGCAATGTAGTCGCGCGTTAATTGCGCGCGCGGCTGGTGTTGATGAGAATCGGGTCGATTGGGTTATCTGGGCAGAAGGAGATGACCATCGGAAGGCAGTTGCCCATTTCGTTCGCTCCGACTCCAATCGGTTGAGATAA
- a CDS encoding integrase core domain-containing protein, with the protein MNAWSKQELMPLPAPKENTCDNALAETVNGLYKSELIYSQHWAGLTEVEWATLCWVNWWNNTRLHSELGYATPQETEDCYYQHHTHQMSTA; encoded by the coding sequence ATGAACGCCTGGTCGAAGCAGGAATTGATGCCTCTACCGGCACCGAAGGAGAATACTTGCGACAACGCACTGGCCGAAACTGTCAACGGCTTGTACAAGAGCGAGTTGATCTACTCCCAGCACTGGGCCGGACTGACCGAAGTCGAATGGGCGACCCTATGCTGGGTGAACTGGTGGAACAACACCCGCCTGCACAGCGAACTGGGCTATGCCACACCCCAAGAAACCGAAGACTGCTACTACCAACACCACACCCACCAAATGAGCACCGCCTAG
- the guaB gene encoding IMP dehydrogenase, with amino-acid sequence MSIDFRAALEPLTGLTYDDVLLLPELTDVIPSEVSTRTRLTREIELNIPMLSAAMDTVTEARMAIAMARQGGIGILHRNLSIEEQAQQVRQVKRSESGMVNDPVTVRPEASIAELDALCGHYRVSGLPVVDESGILVGIITNRDLRFVPPETWGTTQVRECMTPMPLVTGHVGIDREEAKQLLAKNRVEKLPIVDDDGRLQGLITVKDFVKTEQYPNASKDADGRLLVGAAVGYWGDTWERATALRDAGVDVLVVDTANGGAKLALEMISRIKSDPEFAGVQVIGGNVATTEGAQALIDAGADGVKVGVGPGSICTTRVVAGVGVPQITAIQLAAMACKPAGVPLIADGGLQYSGDIAKALVAGADAVMVGSLLAGCEESPGQLVFTNGKQYKQYRGMGSLGAMSSRGRKSYSKDRYFQADVDSDDKIVPEGIEGQVPYSGSLSAVMNQLVGGLQQSMFYTGARTITELKNNGRFVRITAAGLKESHPHDVQITVEAPNYTGRS; translated from the coding sequence GTGAGCATCGATTTCCGTGCGGCCCTGGAGCCGCTAACTGGCCTAACGTATGACGACGTCCTGCTCCTGCCGGAGCTCACCGATGTGATCCCCTCTGAGGTCTCCACGCGCACGCGGCTGACCCGGGAGATCGAACTCAACATTCCCATGCTCTCCGCAGCCATGGATACCGTGACCGAAGCCCGCATGGCAATCGCCATGGCCCGCCAGGGCGGCATCGGCATTCTGCACCGCAATCTCTCCATCGAAGAGCAGGCCCAGCAGGTGCGCCAGGTCAAGCGCTCGGAGTCCGGCATGGTCAACGACCCCGTCACGGTGCGGCCGGAGGCATCAATCGCCGAGCTGGACGCACTGTGCGGCCACTACCGAGTCTCCGGCCTGCCGGTCGTAGACGAGTCGGGCATCCTGGTTGGCATCATCACCAACCGCGATCTGCGCTTCGTGCCGCCGGAGACCTGGGGCACCACGCAGGTGCGCGAGTGCATGACCCCCATGCCGCTGGTGACCGGCCACGTTGGCATCGACCGCGAGGAGGCCAAGCAGCTGCTGGCTAAGAACCGCGTGGAGAAGCTGCCTATCGTGGACGACGATGGCCGCTTGCAGGGTCTGATTACGGTAAAGGACTTTGTTAAGACCGAGCAGTACCCCAACGCCTCGAAGGACGCCGACGGGCGTCTGCTGGTCGGCGCTGCGGTGGGCTACTGGGGTGACACCTGGGAGCGCGCCACGGCGCTGCGTGACGCCGGCGTGGACGTGCTGGTGGTGGACACCGCCAACGGTGGTGCCAAGCTGGCGCTCGAGATGATTTCTCGCATTAAGTCTGACCCGGAGTTCGCCGGCGTGCAGGTGATCGGCGGTAACGTCGCCACCACCGAAGGTGCGCAGGCCCTCATCGACGCCGGAGCTGACGGCGTGAAGGTGGGCGTGGGGCCGGGCTCCATCTGCACCACCCGCGTGGTGGCGGGTGTGGGCGTTCCCCAGATCACCGCCATCCAGCTGGCGGCCATGGCCTGCAAGCCGGCTGGCGTGCCGCTGATTGCGGACGGTGGCCTGCAGTACTCCGGTGACATCGCCAAGGCCCTGGTGGCCGGCGCCGACGCCGTCATGGTCGGCTCCCTGCTGGCCGGCTGCGAGGAGTCCCCGGGCCAGCTCGTGTTCACCAACGGCAAGCAGTACAAGCAGTACCGCGGCATGGGCTCCCTGGGGGCCATGAGCTCGCGCGGCCGCAAGTCCTACTCCAAGGACCGCTACTTCCAGGCCGACGTGGACAGCGACGACAAGATCGTGCCCGAGGGCATCGAGGGCCAGGTGCCCTACTCCGGCTCCCTCAGCGCCGTGATGAACCAGCTGGTCGGCGGCCTGCAGCAGTCGATGTTCTACACCGGCGCGCGCACCATCACCGAGCTGAAGAACAACGGTCGCTTTGTGCGCATCACGGCCGCTGGCCTGAAGGAAAGCCACCCGCACGACGTCCAGATCACCGTGGAGGCCCCCAACTACACCGGGCGTTCCTGA
- a CDS encoding WhiB family transcriptional regulator, which yields MAELTRLPGPALDAWDWQFEGACQGMDSSLFFHPDGERGMSRRRRIAGAKAICGTCPVMMECREHSIQAREPYGVWGGLSEDERALLISQRQRRSA from the coding sequence ATGGCTGAGTTGACCCGCCTGCCTGGTCCCGCCCTGGACGCCTGGGACTGGCAATTCGAAGGAGCCTGCCAAGGTATGGACTCCTCCCTGTTTTTCCACCCGGACGGCGAGCGCGGCATGTCCCGCCGCCGCCGCATCGCCGGCGCCAAGGCGATCTGCGGCACCTGCCCCGTGATGATGGAATGCCGCGAGCACTCCATCCAGGCCCGCGAGCCCTACGGGGTGTGGGGCGGCCTGTCTGAGGACGAGCGCGCCCTGCTGATCTCCCAGCGCCAGCGCCGCAGCGCCTGA
- the groES gene encoding co-chaperone GroES, translating to MSVTLKPLEDRVVIKAHAAEQTTASGLHIPDTAKEKPQEGEVVAVGPGRVDDKGNRVPVDVAVGDLVIYSKYGGTEVKYGGEEYLIISVRDLLAVVER from the coding sequence ATGTCGGTTACTTTGAAGCCGCTCGAGGACCGCGTGGTCATCAAGGCCCACGCTGCTGAGCAGACCACCGCCTCCGGTCTGCACATCCCGGACACCGCCAAGGAGAAGCCCCAGGAGGGCGAGGTCGTGGCCGTTGGCCCGGGTCGCGTTGACGACAAGGGCAACCGCGTTCCCGTCGACGTCGCCGTTGGTGACCTGGTCATCTACTCCAAGTACGGCGGCACCGAGGTCAAGTACGGCGGTGAGGAGTACCTGATCATCTCCGTCCGCGACCTGCTGGCCGTCGTGGAGCGCTGA
- a CDS encoding THUMP-like domain-containing protein, which produces MVELHPALFTATGQALLAQLPQYTGAGAAGLNKKLRERGLEPALVASLLTQSRLRAAAATKFGPFADRLLLTSDALQQATRLSVAAHHAQRFAAAGATHVADLGCGIGADSLALAARGLQVTAVERDEVTAACATVNLALFPSARVLHADATALDLAALGADALFADPARRRPGGGRLSRPEDWSPSLSTVFSWRRHVPALGVKVAPGIDLSLLPADSHVQWASVDGEVVEAAIWCGPLALEGPGRSALVIRDGAAHVLSEAGDPSRPHEQLEPTALGEYLFEPDGAVIRAGLIPQIAASLDAAPISPAIAYLTGPSLPAGVDDAAAPPPAPAGRSEERAEEKERGAATSATPSAPEGGAEKAAEGAAAQGASASPFYRSYRMLEVLPLKAAAISKWAKANDVGALEIKKRGADLDPATLRAAAKLRGSGAATLIATRVEGRHRAIVVEPLG; this is translated from the coding sequence ATGGTTGAGCTTCATCCCGCGCTTTTCACCGCCACCGGCCAGGCCCTGCTGGCGCAGCTGCCGCAGTACACGGGGGCCGGCGCGGCGGGGTTGAACAAGAAGTTGCGCGAGCGCGGCCTGGAGCCGGCCCTGGTGGCGAGCCTGCTCACCCAGTCGCGCCTGCGGGCGGCGGCGGCCACCAAGTTCGGCCCGTTTGCAGACCGCCTGCTGCTGACCTCGGACGCCCTGCAGCAGGCCACGCGCCTGAGTGTGGCCGCGCACCACGCGCAGCGCTTTGCCGCCGCCGGCGCCACGCACGTGGCGGACCTGGGCTGTGGCATCGGGGCCGACTCCCTGGCTCTGGCCGCCCGGGGGCTGCAGGTGACCGCGGTGGAGCGCGATGAGGTCACCGCCGCCTGCGCCACGGTGAACCTGGCCCTGTTCCCGTCGGCCCGGGTGCTGCACGCGGACGCCACCGCACTGGACCTGGCCGCGCTGGGGGCGGACGCGCTCTTTGCCGACCCGGCCCGCCGCCGGCCAGGCGGCGGGCGCCTGAGCCGCCCCGAGGACTGGTCCCCCTCCCTATCCACCGTGTTTTCGTGGCGCCGGCACGTCCCGGCCCTGGGCGTGAAGGTGGCCCCCGGCATAGACCTATCCCTGCTGCCCGCCGACTCCCACGTGCAGTGGGCCAGCGTGGACGGCGAGGTGGTGGAGGCCGCCATCTGGTGCGGCCCCCTGGCCCTGGAAGGCCCCGGCCGCAGCGCGCTGGTGATCCGGGACGGCGCCGCCCACGTGCTCAGCGAGGCCGGCGACCCCAGCCGCCCCCACGAGCAGCTAGAGCCCACCGCGCTCGGCGAGTACCTGTTCGAGCCCGACGGCGCCGTCATCCGCGCCGGCCTGATCCCCCAGATCGCCGCCAGCCTGGACGCCGCCCCCATCTCCCCCGCCATCGCCTACCTGACCGGCCCCAGCCTCCCGGCCGGAGTGGACGACGCTGCCGCCCCGCCCCCGGCCCCCGCAGGCCGCAGCGAGGAGCGGGCCGAGGAGAAGGAACGTGGGGCGGCGACGTCGGCCACCCCAAGCGCGCCGGAGGGCGGCGCGGAGAAGGCTGCGGAGGGGGCGGCGGCGCAGGGGGCGTCGGCCAGCCCGTTCTACCGCTCCTACCGGATGCTGGAGGTGCTGCCGCTCAAGGCGGCGGCGATCTCCAAGTGGGCCAAGGCAAACGATGTTGGCGCGCTGGAGATCAAGAAGCGCGGCGCGGACCTGGACCCGGCCACGCTGCGGGCGGCGGCCAAGCTGCGCGGGTCCGGGGCTGCCACGCTCATCGCTACGCGCGTGGAGGGGCGCCACCGGGCCATCGTGGTGGAACCGCTCGGCTAG
- the tsaD gene encoding tRNA (adenosine(37)-N6)-threonylcarbamoyltransferase complex transferase subunit TsaD, with product MEPLILGIESTCDETGIALVRGRTLLADVTATSMEEHARYGGIIPEIASRAHLEAIEPTLNEALERAGVSLADVDAIAVAAGPGLIGSLTVGVCAAKALALALDKPLYGVNHVLGHLAVDELVDGEIPPGSIGLIVSGGHTNLLHLKDMARDIVELGGTLDDAAGEAFDKVGRLLGLPYPGGPHVDRLAREGDKQAIRFPRGLSTGKHVAAHPYDFSFSGLKTAVARHIEALEAKGQELPVQDICAGFSEAVNEVLVDKAFAAVKAFAAPALIVGGGFSANSRLRELLKAGQEKYGVEVRFPPLKYCTDNGAQIAALGSILARAGVEPSPADFAPDSSLPLSQASLLP from the coding sequence GTGGAACCCTTGATCCTTGGCATTGAATCCACCTGCGACGAGACGGGTATCGCCCTGGTGCGCGGTCGCACCCTGCTGGCCGACGTCACCGCCACCTCCATGGAGGAGCACGCCCGCTATGGCGGCATCATCCCGGAGATCGCCTCCCGCGCCCACCTGGAGGCCATCGAGCCCACCCTGAACGAGGCCCTGGAGCGGGCCGGGGTGAGCCTGGCGGACGTGGACGCCATCGCGGTGGCCGCCGGCCCCGGCCTGATCGGTTCCCTCACCGTGGGCGTGTGCGCCGCCAAGGCCCTGGCCCTCGCCCTGGACAAGCCGCTGTACGGCGTGAACCACGTGCTGGGCCACCTGGCCGTGGACGAGCTGGTGGACGGCGAAATCCCGCCCGGCTCTATCGGTTTGATCGTTTCCGGCGGCCATACCAACCTGCTGCACTTGAAGGATATGGCCCGCGACATCGTGGAGTTGGGCGGCACCTTGGACGACGCTGCCGGTGAGGCCTTCGACAAGGTGGGCCGCCTGCTTGGCCTGCCCTACCCGGGTGGCCCGCACGTGGACCGCCTGGCCCGCGAGGGCGACAAGCAAGCCATCCGCTTCCCGCGTGGCCTGTCCACCGGCAAGCACGTGGCCGCCCACCCCTACGACTTTTCCTTCTCCGGCCTGAAGACCGCCGTGGCCCGCCACATCGAGGCCCTGGAGGCCAAGGGGCAGGAGCTGCCTGTGCAGGACATTTGCGCCGGCTTCTCAGAGGCCGTCAACGAAGTCCTGGTGGACAAGGCCTTCGCCGCCGTCAAGGCCTTCGCCGCCCCGGCGCTGATCGTGGGCGGCGGCTTCTCCGCCAACTCCCGCCTGCGCGAGCTGCTCAAGGCCGGTCAGGAGAAGTACGGCGTGGAGGTGCGCTTCCCGCCGCTGAAGTACTGCACGGACAACGGCGCCCAGATCGCCGCGCTCGGCTCCATCCTGGCCCGCGCGGGCGTGGAGCCCAGCCCGGCCGACTTCGCCCCGGACTCCTCCCTGCCGCTCTCCCAGGCCAGCCTGCTGCCGTAG
- a CDS encoding succinate dehydrogenase/fumarate reductase iron-sulfur subunit, whose translation MNINLRIWRQNGPDAKGAIHEYQLKGISDHMSFLEMLDVLNEELFAKGEEPIAFDSDCREGICGQCGVVIDGLAHGPLRTTTCQLHMRSFNDGDTITIEPWRSTAFPIIKDLVVDRTAFDRIIRAGGYISVNTGAAPDAHATPVPKPHAERSFEAAACIGCGACVAACPNASAMLFTAAKITHLGLLPQGKPERMARVVSMLNQHDEEGFGGCTNIGECAAVCPKSVPLETISMLNRELGRARWAGVRV comes from the coding sequence GTGAACATCAACCTTCGAATCTGGCGACAGAACGGCCCGGACGCCAAGGGCGCCATCCACGAGTACCAGCTCAAGGGCATCTCTGACCACATGTCCTTCCTGGAGATGCTGGATGTACTCAACGAGGAGCTGTTTGCGAAGGGCGAGGAGCCGATCGCATTCGACTCCGACTGCCGCGAGGGCATTTGTGGCCAGTGTGGTGTGGTGATCGACGGTTTGGCCCACGGCCCGCTGCGCACCACCACCTGCCAGCTGCACATGCGCTCCTTCAACGACGGCGACACCATCACGATCGAGCCATGGCGTTCCACCGCGTTCCCGATCATCAAGGACCTGGTGGTTGACCGCACCGCCTTCGACCGGATCATCCGCGCCGGTGGCTACATTTCCGTCAACACGGGTGCCGCGCCGGACGCGCACGCCACCCCGGTGCCCAAGCCGCACGCCGAGCGCTCCTTCGAGGCCGCCGCGTGCATCGGTTGCGGTGCCTGCGTGGCCGCGTGCCCCAACGCCTCCGCCATGCTCTTCACGGCAGCGAAGATCACCCACCTGGGTCTGCTGCCGCAGGGCAAGCCGGAGCGTATGGCCCGCGTGGTGTCCATGCTGAACCAGCACGACGAGGAAGGCTTCGGTGGCTGCACCAACATTGGTGAGTGCGCCGCGGTCTGCCCCAAGTCCGTGCCGCTGGAGACCATCTCCATGCTCAACCGCGAGCTGGGCCGCGCCCGCTGGGCCGGCGTGCGCGTCTGA
- a CDS encoding fumarate reductase/succinate dehydrogenase flavoprotein subunit: MTEELIDGLYREGEALVDGKCPTGPLAERWSKRKFDARLVNPTNRRKLSVIMVGTGLAGGAAAASLGEMGYNVKAFFYQDSARRAHSIAAQGGINAAKNYRNDNDSVYRLFYDTVKGGDFRARESNVYRLAEVSAAIIDQCVAQGVPFAREYGGLLDNRSFGGVQVSRTFYARGQTGQQLLIGAYQALERQVNAGTVKEYKRHEMVDLIVVDGRARGIVARNMVTGEIETHLADAVVLATGGYGNVFFLSTNAMGCNGTAIWRAHRKGAYFGNPCFTQIHPTCIPVSGDYQSKLTLMSESLRNDGRIWVPKKAEDCSKDPRDIAEEDRDYYLERIYPAFGNLVPRDIASRQAKNMCDEGRGVGPGGLGVYLDFADAIERLGRDAVSAKYGNLFDMYQQITGENPYEVPMRIFPAVHYTMGGLWVDYDLQSTIPGLYVTGEANFSDHGANRLGASALMQGLADGYFVLPNTINDYLADGPFEKIDESHPEVVATLRDAQERFDKLLSINGERSVDSFHKELGHIMWEYCGMARDEEGLKKAIGQIRALREEFWRNVRVPGTGNQLNQSLEKAGRVADFLELGELMCIDALHRRESCGGHFRTESQTEEGEAMRHDDQFAYVAAWEFGGDGQAPILHKEDLVYEYVEMKQRSYK, encoded by the coding sequence GTGACTGAAGAACTGATCGACGGCCTGTACCGCGAGGGCGAGGCCCTGGTGGACGGCAAGTGCCCCACCGGCCCGCTGGCCGAGCGTTGGAGCAAGCGCAAGTTCGACGCGCGCCTGGTCAACCCCACCAACCGCCGCAAGCTCTCCGTGATCATGGTCGGCACCGGCCTGGCCGGCGGCGCCGCCGCTGCCTCCCTGGGCGAGATGGGCTACAACGTCAAGGCCTTCTTCTACCAGGACTCCGCCCGCCGCGCGCACTCCATCGCCGCGCAGGGTGGTATCAACGCCGCGAAGAACTACCGCAACGACAACGACTCCGTCTACCGCCTGTTCTACGACACGGTCAAGGGTGGCGACTTCCGCGCCCGCGAGTCCAACGTCTACCGCCTGGCTGAGGTCTCCGCCGCCATCATCGACCAGTGCGTGGCCCAGGGCGTGCCCTTCGCCCGCGAGTACGGTGGTCTGCTGGACAACCGCTCCTTTGGTGGCGTGCAGGTCTCCCGCACCTTCTACGCTCGTGGCCAGACGGGCCAGCAGCTGTTGATCGGCGCCTACCAGGCCCTGGAGCGCCAGGTGAATGCCGGCACCGTCAAGGAGTACAAGCGCCACGAGATGGTGGACCTGATCGTGGTGGACGGCCGCGCCCGCGGCATCGTTGCCCGCAACATGGTCACCGGCGAGATCGAGACGCACCTGGCCGACGCCGTGGTGCTGGCCACCGGTGGCTACGGCAACGTCTTCTTCCTGTCCACCAACGCGATGGGCTGCAACGGCACCGCCATCTGGCGTGCGCACCGCAAGGGCGCCTACTTCGGCAACCCCTGCTTCACGCAGATCCACCCCACCTGTATCCCCGTCTCCGGCGACTACCAGTCCAAGCTCACCCTGATGAGTGAGTCCCTGCGTAACGACGGCCGCATCTGGGTGCCCAAGAAGGCCGAGGACTGCTCCAAGGACCCGCGCGACATCGCCGAAGAGGACCGCGACTACTACCTGGAGCGCATCTACCCCGCGTTCGGAAACCTGGTGCCGCGTGACATCGCCTCCCGCCAGGCCAAGAACATGTGCGACGAGGGCCGCGGCGTTGGCCCCGGTGGCCTGGGCGTGTACCTGGACTTCGCCGACGCCATCGAGCGCCTGGGCCGCGACGCGGTCAGCGCCAAGTACGGCAACCTGTTCGACATGTACCAGCAGATCACCGGTGAGAACCCCTACGAGGTGCCCATGCGCATCTTCCCGGCGGTTCACTACACCATGGGTGGCCTGTGGGTGGACTACGACCTGCAGTCCACCATCCCCGGCCTGTACGTGACCGGTGAAGCCAACTTCTCCGACCACGGCGCCAACCGCCTGGGTGCCTCCGCCCTCATGCAGGGCCTGGCCGACGGCTACTTCGTGTTGCCCAACACGATCAACGACTACCTGGCCGACGGCCCGTTCGAGAAGATCGACGAGTCCCACCCGGAGGTCGTTGCCACGCTGCGCGACGCCCAGGAGCGTTTCGACAAGCTCCTGTCCATCAACGGCGAGCGCTCCGTGGACTCCTTCCACAAGGAGCTGGGCCACATCATGTGGGAGTACTGCGGTATGGCCCGCGACGAGGAGGGCCTGAAGAAGGCGATCGGCCAGATCCGCGCCCTGCGCGAGGAGTTCTGGCGCAACGTGCGCGTGCCGGGCACCGGCAACCAGCTCAACCAGTCCCTGGAGAAGGCCGGCCGCGTGGCCGACTTCCTGGAGCTGGGCGAGCTCATGTGCATCGACGCCCTGCACCGCCGCGAGTCCTGCGGTGGCCACTTCCGGACCGAGTCCCAGACTGAGGAAGGCGAGGCCATGCGTCACGACGACCAGTTCGCCTACGTGGCGGCCTGGGAGTTTGGCGGCGACGGGCAGGCGCCCATCTTGCACAAGGAAGACCTCGTTTACGAGTACGTCGAGATGAAGCAGCGGAGCTACAAGTGA
- a CDS encoding succinate dehydrogenase cytochrome b subunit — MAKKVTPRTAGRTNVALKRTMAVTGFLFIFFILMHSYGNLKMFLGEEAFDGYAHWLRDPLPHMIPPGWFLYAFRALLLLALVVHFYAAFKMWHLGAKARGRDRYVVKKSISASPASRYAHLTMRWGGVVLALFIVAHILQFTTLHIQWGGDYLAEGVGPYDRMVMAFQLWWVWVIYFIAILALSLHIWHGVWSAMQSMGWVRKSTLDGTKLVASLAALGILVGFMAPPTAILLGFIK, encoded by the coding sequence GTGGCCAAGAAAGTAACTCCCCGTACCGCCGGACGCACCAACGTCGCGCTCAAGCGCACGATGGCCGTCACCGGCTTCCTGTTCATCTTCTTCATCCTGATGCACTCCTACGGCAACCTGAAGATGTTCCTCGGCGAAGAGGCATTTGACGGGTACGCCCACTGGTTGCGCGACCCGCTGCCGCACATGATCCCGCCGGGCTGGTTCCTCTACGCCTTCCGGGCCCTGCTGCTGCTGGCACTCGTGGTCCACTTCTACGCCGCCTTCAAGATGTGGCACCTGGGTGCCAAGGCGCGCGGACGTGACCGCTACGTGGTGAAGAAGTCCATCTCTGCCTCCCCGGCCTCCCGCTACGCCCACCTGACCATGCGTTGGGGCGGCGTGGTGCTGGCCCTGTTCATCGTCGCCCACATCCTGCAGTTCACCACGCTGCACATCCAGTGGGGCGGCGACTACCTGGCAGAGGGAGTGGGCCCCTACGACCGCATGGTCATGGCCTTCCAGCTCTGGTGGGTCTGGGTCATCTACTTCATCGCCATCCTGGCCCTGAGCCTGCACATCTGGCACGGCGTGTGGAGCGCCATGCAGTCCATGGGGTGGGTGCGCAAGTCCACCCTCGACGGCACCAAGCTGGTCGCCTCCCTGGCCGCCCTGGGCATCCTGGTCGGCTTCATGGCTCCCCCCACCGCCATCCTGCTTGGCTTTATTAAGTGA